CCCGCGACAAGACGGAAAGACCCCATGGAGCTTTACTGCAGCTTGATATTGGACTTTGGTACGATCTGTACAGGATAGGTGGGAGCCTGAGAAGCATGAGCGCCAGCTTGTGTGGAGGCGACGTTGGGATACCACCCTGATCGTATCGGAGTTCTAACCTGGAACCATGAAACTGGTTCGGGGACCGTGTCAGGTGGGCAGTTTGACTGGGGCGGTCGCCTCCTAAAATGTAACGGAGGCGCCCAAAGGTTCCCTCAGAATGGTTGGAAATCATTCGGAGAGTGCAAAGGCATAAGGGAGCTTGACTGCGAGACCAACAAGTCGAGCAGGGACGAAAGTCGGGCTTAGTGATCCGGTGGTACCGAATGGAAGGGCCATCGCTCAACGGATAAAAGCTACCCTGGGGATAACAGGCTTATCTCCCCCAAGAGTCCACATCGACGGGGAGGTTTGGCACCTCGATGTCGGCTCATCGCATCCTGGGGCTGAAGTAGGTCCCAAGGGTTGGGCTGTTCGCCCATTAAAGCGGTACGCGAGCTGGGTTCAGAACGTCGTGAGACAGTTCGGTCCCTATCTGTCGCGGGCGCAGGAAATTTGAGAGGAGCTGTCCTTAGTACGAGAGGACCGGGATGGACGTACCGCTGGTGTACCAGTTGTTCCGCCAGGAGCACCGCTGGGTAGCCAAGTACGGACGGGATAAGCGCTGAAAGCATCTAAGCGTGAAGCCCCCCTCAAGATGAGATTTCCCAATTAGTAAGACCCCTTGAAGACGACGAGGTTGATAGGTTCGGGGTGGAAGCACAGCAATGTGTGGAGCTGACGAATACTAATCGGTCGAGGGCTTATCCTAAAACAACCCCCCAAAAAGTGAAGTTAAGCGTTATAGCTTATTCCGATTACTTTTCGGGGACCCCGGTGTAACAATCGGAACACTTAAGGAATTCAAACTTTCGCATCCAGTTTTCAAGGTGTAAATTACACCGATTATATGGCGGTCGTGGCGAAGGGGTTAACGCACCAGTCTGTGGCTCTGGCATTCGTGGGTTCAAGTCCCATCGATCGCCCCATTTTTTTTTTTTAAAACTACATAAAAAGCGTTGGGGATTAGCCAAGCGGTAAGGCAACGGACTTTGACTCCGTCACTCCTAGGTTCGAATCCTTGATCCCCAGCCATTTAAGCGGAAGTGGCTCAGCGGTAGAGCATTGCCTTGCCAAGGCGAGGGTCGCGGGTTCGATTCCCGTCTTCCGCTCCATATAACAAACACAAGATTACTTCAGAAACGAAGTGGTCTTTTTTTATTTACACAGAAAAACGCTGACACATGGTCAGCGCTTAAAGGCATCAATCCTTTTTCATTTTCCTTTTATAAAGGAAGTAAACGGCTATTATAGCGAGGATAAGGACAAGAGAGGCCATGTAGCTTCCTTCCGCGCCAAACTCTCCGCCTGATAACTGAATAGGGCCGTTGTCGGTTACTTGAAGGACAGCCGGCACAGGCTCCGTTCCGGATACTTGAAAGCCGTATACGTAGCCCTGGAAGAAGTTCCAGCTCATATGAAGCCCAATCGGCCACCACAAGCCCCCGGTCAGTTCCCTAGCTACCGAGAATAGAATACCTGCCAAACAAATATTGATGAACGGAAACGGCGTCTCGTACATATTCGGATTCATACTGTGCATAAGTGCAAAAATAATCGAGCTGACGATAATGGCAGCGGGCGTTCCATAGTGATATTTGATAAGTCCCTGAATGTACCCACGTGTGAATAACTCCTCGGATAATGCGACAAATATGTATAAAATAATGCCTTCAAACAAGGAAAGGATTAAAGTTTG
This region of Paenibacillus sp. JDR-2 genomic DNA includes:
- a CDS encoding CPBP family intramembrane glutamic endopeptidase; its protein translation is MSGLLPIGIMIVVGIGYAIYAAATGADIDEITKVGEARWTQYLQTVLFIGSAFTMYAWFERKRKWPLGLKQKHGVDRGLQGFFAGILLMTLSAILIWAAGGVSWEASKWDQTLILSLFEGIILYIFVALSEELFTRGYIQGLIKYHYGTPAAIIVSSIIFALMHSMNPNMYETPFPFINICLAGILFSVARELTGGLWWPIGLHMSWNFFQGYVYGFQVSGTEPVPAVLQVTDNGPIQLSGGEFGAEGSYMASLVLILAIIAVYFLYKRKMKKD